The Limnospira fusiformis SAG 85.79 genomic interval ACTCTCCCCTGGCCTGATTAGCATTAAGGTAAGCTAAAATCGACAGCATTAGCTGTAAACTCAACAACAACTATGGTGACACAACTCCCCCTCCCAACCGATACCGAAATCATTTATCCCGAAAGTGATGGACAACCTATGGCCGATAATACCGTTCAATTTCGCTGGATTACTGTCATTTACGATAATCTAGCCTGGTTATTTGCCCAAGAGCCGAATGTGTTTATCGCCGGGGATTTATTGTGGTATCCAGTACAGGGAAATAATAAATTATGTCAAGCCCCAGATGTAATGGTGGCTTTTGGTGTTCCCAAAGGAGATAGAGGTTCTTATCAACAGTGGCAAGAGAATAATATTGCCCCGCAAGTCGTCTTTGAAATTCTTTCTCCGAACAACACTGAAAAGGAAATGAACCGCAAATTATTATTTTATGACCGCTACGGGGTGGAGGAATACTATATCTATGACCCTCAAAAGAATAAACTAACGGGATGGTTACGTTCTGAGACTTGGTTAGATATCATTGAACCCATCAATGGTTGGGTTTCCCCTCGTTTGGGCATTCGCTTTGACCTTTCCTCGGATAATTTGGTGTTGTATCGTCCCGATGGTCAACCCTTTGCCGATTATCTGGAAGCCCAACAGCAGTTAACAACTATGACTGAACAATTGGAACAGGAGCGGCAACGTAACCAACGTTTAGAACAATTGCTGCGAGAAGCAGGACTGAACCCTGATGCCAATTTATAGGCGGTTTCGGTGGGTGTCGCCCCGGGGTCTTATTCAATGGCTTTTATGCTGTTTCTAGCCGCCAGGGGTGGTTCCCCAGCCTGTCGCTTTCCTCATGGTAGTGGGGTCGATTGGCGTTAAAGCACTTTTTTCCTGATTTGATAGGGGTTTGAGGATTCTAGGGTTGATGATCGGGATTTGCGTTAAAGCACTTTCAAGCCCAAAACCGAAGACGTTGATAGACTTTGGCATACCGCAGAACTCTATACTCTCCCCTGGCCCGATTAGCATTAAGGTAAGCTAAAATCGACAGCATTAGCTGTAAACTAAACAACAACTATGGCGACACAACTCCCCCTCCCAACCGATACCGAAATCATTTATCCCGAAAGTGATGGACAACCTATGGCCGATAATACCCTTCAATTTCGCTGGATTACTGTCATTTACCATAATCTAGCCTGGTTATTTGCCCAAGAGCCGAATGTGTTTATCGCCGGGGATTTATTGTGGTATCCAGTACAGGGAAATAATAAATTATGTCAAGCCCCAGATGTAATGGTGGCTTTTGGTGTTCCCAAAGGAGATAGAGGTTCTTATCAACAGTGGCAAGAGAATAATATTGCCCCGCAAGTCGTCTTTGAAATTCTTTCTCCGAACAACACTGAAAAGGAAATGAGCCGCAAATTATTATTTTATGACCGCTACGGGGTGGAGGAATACTATATCTATGACCCTCAAAAGAATAAACTAACGGGATGGTTACGTTCTGAGGCTGGGTTAGATATCATTGAACCCATCAATGGTTGGGTTTCCCCTCGTTTGGGCATTCGCTTTGACCTGTCCTCGGATAATTTGGTGTTGTATCGTCCCGATGGTCAACCCTTTGCCGATTATCTGGAAGTCCAACAGCAGTTAACAACTATGACTGAACAATTGGAAGATGTGACTGAACAATTGGAACAGGAACGGCAAGCCAAACAAGCGGCTACTGAACAATTGGAACAGGAACGGCAACGTAACCAACGTTTAGAACAATTGCTGCGAGAAGCAGGACTGAATCCTGATGCCAATTTATAGGCGGTTTCGGTGGGTGTCGCCCCGGGGTCTTATTCAATGGCTTTTATGCTGTTTCTAGCCGCCAGGGGTGGTTCCCCAGCCTGTCGCTTTCCTGATGGTAGTGGGGTCGATTGGCGTTAAAGCACTTTTTTCCTGATTTGATAGGGGTTTGAGGATTCTAGGGCTGATTATCGGGATTTGCGTTAAAGCACTTTCAAGCCCAAAACCGAAGACGTTGATAGACTTTGGCATACCGCAGAACTCTATACTCTCCCCTGGCCCGATTAGCATTAAGGTAAGCTAAAATCGACAGCATTAGCTGTAAACTCAACAACAACTATGGTGACACAACTCCCCCTCCCAACCGATACCGAAATCATTTATCCCGAAAGTGATGGACAACCTATGGCCGATAATACCGTTCAATTTCGCTGGATTACTGTCATTTACCATAATCTAGCCTGGTTATTTGCCCAAGAGCCGAATGTGTTTATCGCCGGGGATTTATTGTGGTATCCAGTACAGGGAAATAATAAATTATGTCAAGCCCCAGATGTAATGGTGGCTTTTGGTGTTCCCAAAGGAGATAGAGGTTCTTATCAACAGTGGCAAGAGAATAATATTGCCCCGCAAGTCGTCTTTGAAATTCTTTCTCCGAACAACACTGAAAAGGAAATGAACCGCAAATTATTATTTTATGACCGCTACGGGGTGGAGGAATACTATATCTATGACCCTCAAAAGAATAAACTAACGGGATGGTTACGTTCTGAGGCTGGGTTAGATATCATTGAACCCATCAATAGTTGGGTTTCCCCTCGTTTGGGCATTCGCTTTGACCTGTCCTCGGATAATTTGGTGTTGTATCGTCCCGATGGTCAACCCTTTGCCGATTATCTGGAAGCCCAACAGCAGTTAACAACTATGACTGAACAATTGGAAGATGTGACTGAACAATTGGAACAGGAACGGCAAGCCAAACAAGCGGCTACTGAACAATTGGAACAGGAACGGCAACGTAACCAACGTTTAGAACAATTGCTGCGAGAAGCAGGACTGAACCCTGATGCCAATTTATAGGCGGTTTCGGTGGGTGTCGCCCCGGGGTCTTATTCAATGGCTTTTATGCTGTTTCTAGCCGCCAGGGGTGGTTCCCCAGCCTGTCGCTTTCCTCATGGTAGTGGGGTCGATTGGCGTTAAAGCACTTTTTTCCTGATTTGATAGGGGTTTGAGGATTCTAGGGCTGATTATCGGGATTTGCGTTAAAGCACTTTCAAGCCCAAAACCGAAGACGTTGATAGACTTTGGCATACCGCAGAACTCTATACTCTCCCCTGGCCCGATTAGCATTAAGGTAAGCTAAAATCGACAGCATTAGCTGTAAACTAAACAACAACTATGGTGACACAACTCCCCCTCCCAACCGATACCGAAATCATTTATCCCGAAAGTGATGGACAACCTATGGCCGATAATACCCTTCAATTTCGCTGGATTACTGTCATTTACCATAATCTAGCCTGGTTATTTGCCCAAGAGCCCAATGTGTTTATCGCCGGGGATTTATTGTGGTATCCAGTACAGGGAAATAATAAATTATGTCAAGCCCCAGATGTAATGGTGGCTTTTGGTGTTCCCAAAGGAGATAGAGGTTCTTATCAACAGTGGCAAGAGAATAATATTGCCCCGCAAGTCGTCTTTGAAATTCTTTCTCCGAACAACACTGAAAAGGAAATGAACCGCAAATTATTATTTTATGACCGCTACGGGGTGGAGGAATACTATATCTATGACCCTCAAAAGAATAACCTAACGGGATGGTTACGTTCTGAGACTTGGTTAGATATCATTGAACCCATCAATGGTTGGGTTTCCCCTCGTTTGGGCATTCGCTTTGACCTGTCCTCGGATAATTTGGTGTTGTATCGTCCCGATGGTCAACCCTTTGCCGATTATCTGGAAGTCCAACAGCAGTTAACAACTATGACTGAACAATTGGAAGATGTGACTGAACAATTGGAACAGGAACGGCAAGCCAAACAAGCGGCTACTGAACAATTGGAACAGGAACGGCAAGCCAAACAAGCGGCTACTGAACAATTGGAACAGGAACAGCAAGCCAAACAAGCGGCTACTGAACAATTGGAACAGCAACGGCAACGTAACCAACGTTTAGAACAATTACTGCGAGAAGCAGGACTGAATCCTGATGCCAATTTATAGGCGGTTTCGGTGGGTGTCGCCCCGGGGTCTTATTCAATGGCTTTTATGCTGTTTCTAGCCGCCAGGGGTGGTTCCCCAGCCTGTCGCTTTCCTCATGTGGGGGGGTCGATTGGCGTTAAAGCACTTTTTTCTCGATTTACCTATCTTCAACCTGAA includes:
- a CDS encoding Uma2 family endonuclease, with product MVTQLPLPTDTEIIYPESDGQPMADNTVQFRWITVIYDNLAWLFAQEPNVFIAGDLLWYPVQGNNKLCQAPDVMVAFGVPKGDRGSYQQWQENNIAPQVVFEILSPNNTEKEMNRKLLFYDRYGVEEYYIYDPQKNKLTGWLRSETWLDIIEPINGWVSPRLGIRFDLSSDNLVLYRPDGQPFADYLEAQQQLTTMTEQLEQERQRNQRLEQLLREAGLNPDANL
- a CDS encoding Uma2 family endonuclease gives rise to the protein MATQLPLPTDTEIIYPESDGQPMADNTLQFRWITVIYHNLAWLFAQEPNVFIAGDLLWYPVQGNNKLCQAPDVMVAFGVPKGDRGSYQQWQENNIAPQVVFEILSPNNTEKEMSRKLLFYDRYGVEEYYIYDPQKNKLTGWLRSEAGLDIIEPINGWVSPRLGIRFDLSSDNLVLYRPDGQPFADYLEVQQQLTTMTEQLEDVTEQLEQERQAKQAATEQLEQERQRNQRLEQLLREAGLNPDANL
- a CDS encoding Uma2 family endonuclease, with amino-acid sequence MVTQLPLPTDTEIIYPESDGQPMADNTVQFRWITVIYHNLAWLFAQEPNVFIAGDLLWYPVQGNNKLCQAPDVMVAFGVPKGDRGSYQQWQENNIAPQVVFEILSPNNTEKEMNRKLLFYDRYGVEEYYIYDPQKNKLTGWLRSEAGLDIIEPINSWVSPRLGIRFDLSSDNLVLYRPDGQPFADYLEAQQQLTTMTEQLEDVTEQLEQERQAKQAATEQLEQERQRNQRLEQLLREAGLNPDANL
- a CDS encoding Uma2 family endonuclease produces the protein MVTQLPLPTDTEIIYPESDGQPMADNTLQFRWITVIYHNLAWLFAQEPNVFIAGDLLWYPVQGNNKLCQAPDVMVAFGVPKGDRGSYQQWQENNIAPQVVFEILSPNNTEKEMNRKLLFYDRYGVEEYYIYDPQKNNLTGWLRSETWLDIIEPINGWVSPRLGIRFDLSSDNLVLYRPDGQPFADYLEVQQQLTTMTEQLEDVTEQLEQERQAKQAATEQLEQERQAKQAATEQLEQEQQAKQAATEQLEQQRQRNQRLEQLLREAGLNPDANL